The following coding sequences are from one Musa acuminata AAA Group cultivar baxijiao chromosome BXJ1-6, Cavendish_Baxijiao_AAA, whole genome shotgun sequence window:
- the LOC135585330 gene encoding protein DROOPING LEAF-like isoform X3, translated as MKVLLCFGFSTVRVDGSYAVHAAVNYDKVFPSASRVGVPCKRMMDTITVKCGHCNHLSFLGPRPIVQSLTPTNHHLIGLQGPCTDCLRGQPSPPSSTTSIEQMIQSPQFVMKPPEKKHRMPSAYNRFMKEEIQRIKAAKPDIPHREAFSMAAKNWAKCDPRCSSTIVSPSDTNELAPVPDSERSSCSRMESSSVCKQLEKKD; from the exons ATGAAAGTACTACTTTGCTTTGGTTTTTCTACTGTTCGTGTTGATGGTTCTTATGCTGTCCATGCCGCTGTTAATTACGACAAAGTATTCCCGTCGGCTTCTAGg GTTGGAGTTCCATGCAAGCGGATGATGGATACAATAACTGTGAAATGTGGTCACTGCAACCATCTCTCCTTTCTCGGCCCCAGACCCATTGTGCAGTCCCTTACTCCCACTAATCATCATCTCATAGGCCTTCAG GGTCCTTGCACTGACTGCCTGAGAGGACAACCTTCACCACCATCATCAACAACTTCAATTGAGCAAATGATCCAAAGCCCACAATTTGTCATGAAAC CTCCCGAGAAGAAGCACAGAATGCCTTCTGCTTATAATCGCTTCATGAA GGAGGAAATACAACGAATCAAGGCAGCTAAACCTGATATTCCTCACCGGGAAGCATTTAGCATGGCTGCAAAGAAT TGGGCTAAGTGTGATCCTCGTTGCTCGTCGACTATTGTTTCTCCTTCTGATACCAATGAACTGGCTCCCGTTCCAGATTCG GAAAGAAGCAGTTGCTCTAGAATGGAAAGCTCAAGTGTTTGCAAGCAATTGGAAAAGAAGGATTAG
- the LOC135585330 gene encoding protein DROOPING LEAF-like isoform X6 — protein sequence MHKADHKHLPQTSSILVGVPCKRMMDTITVKCGHCNHLSFLGPRPIVQSLTPTNHHLIGLQGPCTDCLRGQPSPPSSTTSIEQMIQSPQFVMKPPEKKHRMPSAYNRFMKEEIQRIKAAKPDIPHREAFSMAAKNWAKCDPRCSSTIVSPSDTNELAPVPDSERSSCSRMESSSVCKQLEKKD from the exons ATGCATAAAGCAGATCATAAGCACCTTCCTCAAACTTCGAGCATTCTA GTTGGAGTTCCATGCAAGCGGATGATGGATACAATAACTGTGAAATGTGGTCACTGCAACCATCTCTCCTTTCTCGGCCCCAGACCCATTGTGCAGTCCCTTACTCCCACTAATCATCATCTCATAGGCCTTCAG GGTCCTTGCACTGACTGCCTGAGAGGACAACCTTCACCACCATCATCAACAACTTCAATTGAGCAAATGATCCAAAGCCCACAATTTGTCATGAAAC CTCCCGAGAAGAAGCACAGAATGCCTTCTGCTTATAATCGCTTCATGAA GGAGGAAATACAACGAATCAAGGCAGCTAAACCTGATATTCCTCACCGGGAAGCATTTAGCATGGCTGCAAAGAAT TGGGCTAAGTGTGATCCTCGTTGCTCGTCGACTATTGTTTCTCCTTCTGATACCAATGAACTGGCTCCCGTTCCAGATTCG GAAAGAAGCAGTTGCTCTAGAATGGAAAGCTCAAGTGTTTGCAAGCAATTGGAAAAGAAGGATTAG
- the LOC135585330 gene encoding protein DROOPING LEAF-like isoform X5, whose product MAHAHCSEHLLGTGEEVGVPCKRMMDTITVKCGHCNHLSFLGPRPIVQSLTPTNHHLIGLQGPCTDCLRGQPSPPSSTTSIEQMIQSPQFVMKPPEKKHRMPSAYNRFMKEEIQRIKAAKPDIPHREAFSMAAKNWAKCDPRCSSTIVSPSDTNELAPVPDSERSSCSRMESSSVCKQLEKKD is encoded by the exons ATGGCGCATGCCCACTGCAGTGAGCATCTCTTGGGCACGGGAGAGGAG GTTGGAGTTCCATGCAAGCGGATGATGGATACAATAACTGTGAAATGTGGTCACTGCAACCATCTCTCCTTTCTCGGCCCCAGACCCATTGTGCAGTCCCTTACTCCCACTAATCATCATCTCATAGGCCTTCAG GGTCCTTGCACTGACTGCCTGAGAGGACAACCTTCACCACCATCATCAACAACTTCAATTGAGCAAATGATCCAAAGCCCACAATTTGTCATGAAAC CTCCCGAGAAGAAGCACAGAATGCCTTCTGCTTATAATCGCTTCATGAA GGAGGAAATACAACGAATCAAGGCAGCTAAACCTGATATTCCTCACCGGGAAGCATTTAGCATGGCTGCAAAGAAT TGGGCTAAGTGTGATCCTCGTTGCTCGTCGACTATTGTTTCTCCTTCTGATACCAATGAACTGGCTCCCGTTCCAGATTCG GAAAGAAGCAGTTGCTCTAGAATGGAAAGCTCAAGTGTTTGCAAGCAATTGGAAAAGAAGGATTAG
- the LOC135585330 gene encoding protein DROOPING LEAF-like isoform X2 yields MSIQKKKSIFFSYMSLFSEQVSLYEFPVFSLFSSIWHLRTSTFKVGVPCKRMMDTITVKCGHCNHLSFLGPRPIVQSLTPTNHHLIGLQGPCTDCLRGQPSPPSSTTSIEQMIQSPQFVMKPPEKKHRMPSAYNRFMKEEIQRIKAAKPDIPHREAFSMAAKNWAKCDPRCSSTIVSPSDTNELAPVPDSERSSCSRMESSSVCKQLEKKD; encoded by the exons AtgtccattcaaaaaaaaaagagcatcTTCTTCAGCTATATGAGCTTGTTCTCTGAGCAAGTTTCTCTGTATGAATTCCCTGTTTTTTCTCTGTTCTCTTCGATCTGGCATCTGAGGACCAGTACTTTCAAA GTTGGAGTTCCATGCAAGCGGATGATGGATACAATAACTGTGAAATGTGGTCACTGCAACCATCTCTCCTTTCTCGGCCCCAGACCCATTGTGCAGTCCCTTACTCCCACTAATCATCATCTCATAGGCCTTCAG GGTCCTTGCACTGACTGCCTGAGAGGACAACCTTCACCACCATCATCAACAACTTCAATTGAGCAAATGATCCAAAGCCCACAATTTGTCATGAAAC CTCCCGAGAAGAAGCACAGAATGCCTTCTGCTTATAATCGCTTCATGAA GGAGGAAATACAACGAATCAAGGCAGCTAAACCTGATATTCCTCACCGGGAAGCATTTAGCATGGCTGCAAAGAAT TGGGCTAAGTGTGATCCTCGTTGCTCGTCGACTATTGTTTCTCCTTCTGATACCAATGAACTGGCTCCCGTTCCAGATTCG GAAAGAAGCAGTTGCTCTAGAATGGAAAGCTCAAGTGTTTGCAAGCAATTGGAAAAGAAGGATTAG
- the LOC135585330 gene encoding protein DROOPING LEAF-like isoform X4 — MKVLLCFGFSTVRVDGSYAVHAAVNYDKVGVPCKRMMDTITVKCGHCNHLSFLGPRPIVQSLTPTNHHLIGLQGPCTDCLRGQPSPPSSTTSIEQMIQSPQFVMKPPEKKHRMPSAYNRFMKEEIQRIKAAKPDIPHREAFSMAAKNWAKCDPRCSSTIVSPSDTNELAPVPDSERSSCSRMESSSVCKQLEKKD, encoded by the exons ATGAAAGTACTACTTTGCTTTGGTTTTTCTACTGTTCGTGTTGATGGTTCTTATGCTGTCCATGCCGCTGTTAATTACGACAAA GTTGGAGTTCCATGCAAGCGGATGATGGATACAATAACTGTGAAATGTGGTCACTGCAACCATCTCTCCTTTCTCGGCCCCAGACCCATTGTGCAGTCCCTTACTCCCACTAATCATCATCTCATAGGCCTTCAG GGTCCTTGCACTGACTGCCTGAGAGGACAACCTTCACCACCATCATCAACAACTTCAATTGAGCAAATGATCCAAAGCCCACAATTTGTCATGAAAC CTCCCGAGAAGAAGCACAGAATGCCTTCTGCTTATAATCGCTTCATGAA GGAGGAAATACAACGAATCAAGGCAGCTAAACCTGATATTCCTCACCGGGAAGCATTTAGCATGGCTGCAAAGAAT TGGGCTAAGTGTGATCCTCGTTGCTCGTCGACTATTGTTTCTCCTTCTGATACCAATGAACTGGCTCCCGTTCCAGATTCG GAAAGAAGCAGTTGCTCTAGAATGGAAAGCTCAAGTGTTTGCAAGCAATTGGAAAAGAAGGATTAG
- the LOC135585330 gene encoding protein DROOPING LEAF-like isoform X1: MSGGSHGHYCQNRNPKPWRMPTAVSISWARERRSITLFFSPGLACLFFLLMDLVSPTEQLCYVRCTYCNTVLAVGVPCKRMMDTITVKCGHCNHLSFLGPRPIVQSLTPTNHHLIGLQGPCTDCLRGQPSPPSSTTSIEQMIQSPQFVMKPPEKKHRMPSAYNRFMKEEIQRIKAAKPDIPHREAFSMAAKNWAKCDPRCSSTIVSPSDTNELAPVPDSERSSCSRMESSSVCKQLEKKD, from the exons ATGAGTGGGGGTTCCCACGGGCATTATTGCCAGAATAGAAACCCTAAGCCATGGCGCATGCCCACTGCAGTGAGCATCTCTTGGGCACGGGAGAGGAGGTCTATCACCCTCTTCTTCTCCCCCGGCTTAGCTTGTCTCTTCTTCTTACTCATGGATTTGGTCTCTCCCACTGAGCAACTGTGCTACGTGCGTTGCACCTACTGCAACACTGTTCTTGCG GTTGGAGTTCCATGCAAGCGGATGATGGATACAATAACTGTGAAATGTGGTCACTGCAACCATCTCTCCTTTCTCGGCCCCAGACCCATTGTGCAGTCCCTTACTCCCACTAATCATCATCTCATAGGCCTTCAG GGTCCTTGCACTGACTGCCTGAGAGGACAACCTTCACCACCATCATCAACAACTTCAATTGAGCAAATGATCCAAAGCCCACAATTTGTCATGAAAC CTCCCGAGAAGAAGCACAGAATGCCTTCTGCTTATAATCGCTTCATGAA GGAGGAAATACAACGAATCAAGGCAGCTAAACCTGATATTCCTCACCGGGAAGCATTTAGCATGGCTGCAAAGAAT TGGGCTAAGTGTGATCCTCGTTGCTCGTCGACTATTGTTTCTCCTTCTGATACCAATGAACTGGCTCCCGTTCCAGATTCG GAAAGAAGCAGTTGCTCTAGAATGGAAAGCTCAAGTGTTTGCAAGCAATTGGAAAAGAAGGATTAG